Genomic window (Vitis riparia cultivar Riparia Gloire de Montpellier isolate 1030 chromosome 4, EGFV_Vit.rip_1.0, whole genome shotgun sequence):
GCCCTTTAAATCTTTCACAGAGGATTGTCATTTTGGTTTCCCTCTAAATATACCATCTTGACATTGTTAGGATTAAAGCAATAAAGCCCAATATTTTGGAACCAACTTTTGACATATAAATTACATTCTATGTGGGAATATGATGGAGAACTTCAATACACTGAACATTAATCATTTGCTTCTGGTTTTTATGGAGCCCACTCCACCCAATCTTAACgacagaaagaaagaaagagtgcAACAACCAGACAAGAATTTATTCCTCAAGTGCAACCCAGAACATAGAAAGAGAAGGAACAGTAAGATGTTTCAAGGCCATGCTAGTCTACATTCAAAGAAACGGGAGGCAGTCAATTCCACCTAATGTTATGGAGAAAATCTCAAATGCATGAGAGGGAATGAGTGGTGACGCATTTAGCAAGAGGCACACCATGTTGTCCTGTCTCTTTCTGCACCAGACTACTGATTCCCATGTGGGTGTAAGAAAACAGTACCTCGCAATGTGTCATGAAGTGTCAGTACGAATTTCATTAGTTGCTTGTTTCATCAACTTAATTTATATAAAGCATTGTTTGTTTGTATGCATACAAAGTCTCTGACTTTATGTGACAAGATTATGCTATTATGTAAACAATTTATTTGAGGCGAAATTGGTAAATGTTATTAGTTTCAAGTTCGTAGAAGGTTGCAAATATGGTTAATCTTGTTCTAATTTAGTGGTGATGCACACAGATCTACATCAGCTGTCTAGTCACCCTGGAAACAGAAATGGTGGTATGGTAATCCAATCCTCTGTTCTTCCGAAAAGGATTGGGTAGAATGAGTGTCCTTTGTAAACCACCCAAACTATAGGTAAGCGTAATCCTGCTTATTTTCTAAGTTCATTGAAatcactgattttttttttctttaacaacCATATATTTGTTGTgtatatagaaaattaaataaaatgtcatactttatttatttgatgttcTCCTGGACCAAGGACTTGCAGTTACTAGTCTCCCTGGTCACTGTTCTCCCTTTGTTACTCCTTGTACACCAATTGCTACCAAAGTCACTGTGGATTCTCCACACTCCAAGATCAAAGGCTCAGATGGTTGTCTTTGAAAAATAGAAGAGAGGATTTAGTGACTGGGATcttttaaaacttcaaaaacTGAAGGATAGTTCACCAATGGTTACTGCATTTATCAAAATGCTCATCAGGGAAGGGATAAGATAAATTTGGAAACATTATCCATCAACATTCAATTCAAATGTGAATGCTATTTGTGATTCgatcaaatccattcaaaaaATTCCAACGTGCTGCTTTCTAAGCATCAGGGCTTCTCAGTATGGAATATAACATCTGCAATATGACATTTATGGTTCTACtttggaaattgaaaagaaacaaaatgggAAAAACTGCATTGGGTGGAGTGGATTAATGTTCAAATTGAGTTTGTATTTCATTGTGCAACTATGACTTTGATTCATATACATTGCTTTGCTTTCTGATTGAAAACATAAATGCTTTTACAGATCATCTAAAATTTGGATGCCTGTGCAGGATTTGAGGGTAAGAGAATTAATTAATATCACCCTAGTGAGAGACTATGTTTAGGAGAGAGGCTCTTGTTTTGATCAAGCGCCTAAACATGCACTCCAAACCATTCTCAAGGCCTTCAATGCTGGCCTCCAAAGTCTCCAGTTCCTTATGAGCAATTTGCATCTTCTCCAAGTCTGCTCTTCCACCTGAAATGGCACTTAGTATAAAATCCACACTCTCCAACTCCTTGATATTTTCATGCTTTACTATTCCCTTATGCACAAATTTGGAAACCAGTGACCACCTCGTTGGTTTTGGCTTTGAAACTGGTGCggacaaaaacaacaaaagtgCCTGGAAGATGGAAATGCTTATTACATTTACTTCTCCGAGTACTTCAATTACTGCCGAGAGCTGGTGATGTTGATCTAGGAGTGGAGAGGCCCCAGTCTCTTTATCCATCTTCTTCATTGCTGCTAGCAACTTCTTGGCATCCTTGTTCATCTTCTTTCTTGAACAAATATAACCGCCGATGCTGCTTTCTATGCACACATCTCCCTTTCTCCTCCTGAGAGCAGATTGGAGATCTCGAGCATTTTGCTTTAATTGCGATATTGCATCCCTTGTTGATCCACAAATGTCTAAAAGCCTCACAGATCCATCCAACAACTCACCGACCCATTTCTCATTTAGATGATGGGAGAGGGCTTGCTGGGAGGATGGCAAACTAAGAAGCTCATCCAAGGATTTCTGCAACTCTTCCAGTCCAGATAGGCCAGTGCAGATTGTCTCAGACATTGACCTAGATGATGTCTCCCATGATCTGAGCTTGTTAAGCtctttttggattttgagaATGGTAGGATGTGATCTGGTAGGCAAGCTAATTGATCTAACATGGCACCTGTTAGCCATTGTTTCTGTTTTTGTACAGAGAGCTTAAAACTGAGATGGTAGCTAGTAGCTACAATGTGAAGGAGTCTTTATATATAACCACATAAATAGATTAAAGCAAGACGATGAATAATGTAATGTAAGTGGCATGAGGTGCCGGCATGGATcttctttgaaatattttgttatctTCTCGGATCTGTAGCCTGCAAAGCTCTCACAATTTTGCCAGTTCTTAATTTGAAAAGGGCATGAGGTGTCCTACCAAATTGGTGTGTCATAGAGAGAACCAGTTTAGTCATCTCCCTTTTTCCCTCCCCAACTGCCACTTAGCCTGTGTTTTCAAATACTAAAATGCAGCTGCATCCTGCCTCATATCCAAAAATGTGGCCTGTCGATACGGTGCCCGCAGTGGAAGAGCCTAGAATCATTAGAGAATCCAGAAAGATATATTCGATAACTTTATGGACACATCTAGAATCCTCGTTTCAGATCTAAATCTTGAACCTAACATATTAATAACATTAGATGGCAATCAGAAACCAAAATGATAACCAAGAGTTAATGAACGAAGGCAAGATTAATATATGTGTGCACGAGTGGCTTCTTGTTTTCATATCTTCCCGGTAGTCCCACGAGATTTCATTTGGCTTATTTGTTAAAACAAAGGCAATACCagatcttttatttctttatctttcCTCCAGCATGCGAGCAcgatgtatttattattattattatatttcgGTATGTGGGTTCTAAAAGAGATTACAATTCATCTTATAATGTGTAACGCTTAATTAAACAGTAACACTAAAATAATCGTACCGTTGCAATGACTTTAGCCCCGTGAGGCATGGAATCACGCTACTTGATTTACTATACATGATAAGA
Coding sequences:
- the LOC117913583 gene encoding uncharacterized protein LOC117913583, whose amino-acid sequence is MANRCHVRSISLPTRSHPTILKIQKELNKLRSWETSSRSMSETICTGLSGLEELQKSLDELLSLPSSQQALSHHLNEKWVGELLDGSVRLLDICGSTRDAISQLKQNARDLQSALRRRKGDVCIESSIGGYICSRKKMNKDAKKLLAAMKKMDKETGASPLLDQHHQLSAVIEVLGEVNVISISIFQALLLFLSAPVSKPKPTRWSLVSKFVHKGIVKHENIKELESVDFILSAISGGRADLEKMQIAHKELETLEASIEGLENGLECMFRRLIKTRASLLNIVSH